A part of Flavobacteriaceae bacterium GSB9 genomic DNA contains:
- a CDS encoding helix-turn-helix domain-containing protein: MKLYIKYMVSLRCKLFVKYELEKLGLHYNSVELGMIEIKEDISESQKQEFKSNLAIAGLELIDDNRSILIDKIKNVIIEMIHYSDEVLKVNYSDYIAQKLNYDYTYLSNLFSEVKGITIQHFIIKHKIERTKELILYNELNLTEIAYKLDYSSVAHLSNQFKKVTGHSPSFYKKIGQKRKQNLENL; the protein is encoded by the coding sequence ATGAAGCTTTATATCAAATATATGGTAAGCTTAAGATGCAAGCTTTTTGTTAAATATGAGTTAGAAAAATTGGGTTTACACTACAATAGTGTTGAGCTTGGAATGATTGAAATAAAAGAAGATATTTCCGAGTCTCAAAAACAAGAATTTAAATCAAATTTAGCGATAGCAGGGTTAGAGTTAATAGATGATAATAGAAGTATTCTTATAGACAAAATTAAAAACGTGATTATAGAAATGATTCATTATTCTGATGAAGTCCTAAAAGTTAATTATTCAGATTACATAGCGCAAAAATTGAATTATGATTACACGTATTTATCAAATTTGTTTTCAGAAGTAAAAGGAATTACTATTCAGCATTTTATTATTAAACACAAAATAGAAAGAACAAAAGAATTGATACTTTACAATGAACTTAATCTCACGGAAATCGCCTATAAATTGGATTACAGTAGTGTTGCTCATTTGTCTAACCAATTCAAAAAAGTTACTGGTCATTCACCTTCCTTTTATAAAAAAATTGGGCAAAAAAGAAAGCAGAATTTAGAGAATCTGTAA
- a CDS encoding DUF3237 family protein, translating to MRKHYLTILLLVFSLRVGYSQVIKTKLIDQGGSGNYPSIAVTEQSLPDFVVYRPENIQKAAKQQGKLPILVWANGGCMNSSIHQERLLSEIASHGYIIVAIGTLQMTVEERVHESTADDELLKALDWITKQARTQGSDYYDKVDLDKIAAGGHSCGGAQTLRIANDARIKTYLILNAGMGNMTMAGASSASLPMLHAPIIYMIGGKTDIAYENAVLDYDRISHVPVVFADHTTAGHGATFSEKYGGSFAQLTIDWLDWQFKNKDNSHIFLNNDLSDYPGWTMKAKGFETETGNTAPMEFTPPALEFVCELQVTIDDSMSLGATPHGDRIIIPITGGTFSGPKMKGVVLNGGADYQYRNQNLNRTELNAIYTIKTDDGVLIHIRNTGLIHEPSEESSKAFYFRAAPKFEAPIDSKYAWLNNAIYVCKPEGKDGYISIQVWKVL from the coding sequence ATGAGAAAACACTATTTAACTATTTTACTGCTCGTTTTTTCACTGAGAGTCGGTTACTCACAGGTAATCAAGACGAAGCTTATAGATCAAGGAGGCAGTGGCAATTATCCGTCCATTGCCGTGACAGAACAGTCACTTCCTGATTTTGTGGTCTATAGACCTGAAAATATACAAAAGGCAGCTAAGCAACAAGGCAAATTACCCATACTCGTTTGGGCGAATGGCGGATGCATGAATTCGTCCATCCATCAAGAGCGCTTATTATCAGAGATTGCCTCGCATGGTTACATCATAGTTGCTATTGGAACTTTGCAAATGACTGTGGAAGAGCGGGTACACGAGTCCACTGCTGATGATGAACTCCTGAAAGCGCTGGACTGGATAACGAAACAGGCCAGAACCCAAGGCAGTGATTATTACGACAAGGTAGATTTGGACAAAATAGCGGCAGGTGGACACTCGTGTGGTGGGGCACAAACTCTGCGAATTGCTAATGACGCACGCATTAAGACCTATTTGATTTTGAATGCCGGCATGGGCAACATGACCATGGCTGGTGCGAGTTCAGCATCATTGCCAATGTTGCACGCCCCAATTATCTATATGATAGGAGGTAAGACTGACATTGCCTACGAAAATGCCGTTTTAGATTATGATCGAATCAGTCATGTGCCCGTCGTATTTGCTGACCATACTACAGCTGGTCACGGAGCAACTTTCTCGGAGAAGTATGGAGGGTCTTTTGCTCAATTGACGATTGATTGGCTGGATTGGCAGTTTAAAAACAAAGACAATTCTCATATTTTTTTGAATAATGATTTGTCGGATTATCCAGGGTGGACCATGAAAGCAAAGGGTTTTGAGACTGAAACTGGAAATACTGCCCCTATGGAGTTTACTCCGCCAGCATTAGAATTTGTTTGCGAATTGCAAGTGACCATTGACGATTCTATGTCATTAGGTGCTACGCCTCATGGAGATAGGATCATTATTCCGATTACCGGAGGTACCTTTAGTGGTCCTAAGATGAAAGGCGTGGTATTAAACGGAGGCGCTGATTATCAATATCGAAACCAAAATCTTAATCGCACGGAATTGAATGCTATATACACCATCAAGACAGATGACGGGGTATTGATTCATATACGTAACACAGGATTGATACATGAACCCTCAGAGGAAAGTTCTAAAGCGTTCTATTTCAGAGCCGCACCTAAATTTGAAGCCCCAATAGATTCAAAATATGCCTGGCTAAATAATGCTATCTATGTTTGTAAACCGGAAGGCAAAGACGGATATATATCCATACAAGTATGGAAAGTGCTGTAA
- a CDS encoding AraC family transcriptional regulator, translating into MEVNELLFVEYTCIQEETKFGIWSDSNYFAFITSGKKMWRTIYHDYVVEKGDILFIKKGANLTHQFFDDQFCAIFFFIPDSFIKSFLNKNSKFLDTTQKQLTNQDAVLRIESNQLLENYCSSIYSYLTLDKKPNSELLKLKFEELLLSFCVNRNHHDLTDYFISLCQNQEYHMTRMMEENFAYNLKIEDYAQLCNMSLSKFKKSFKQYYKTTPGRWLKERKLDLAIHRLSHTDLPINQVSFECGFEDTSHFIRVFKQNYNTTPLQYRHLEGK; encoded by the coding sequence ATGGAAGTAAATGAACTTTTATTTGTGGAATATACATGTATCCAAGAAGAAACAAAATTCGGAATATGGTCAGATAGCAACTATTTTGCATTTATCACCTCAGGTAAAAAAATGTGGAGAACCATATATCATGATTATGTGGTTGAAAAAGGTGATATTCTTTTTATAAAAAAAGGGGCAAACCTTACTCATCAGTTTTTTGATGATCAATTCTGTGCTATTTTCTTTTTTATTCCTGACAGTTTTATTAAGTCATTTCTGAATAAAAACTCTAAGTTTCTCGATACAACCCAGAAACAGCTAACCAACCAGGATGCTGTTTTAAGAATAGAATCCAATCAACTATTAGAAAACTATTGTAGTTCTATATACTCTTATCTCACATTAGATAAAAAACCGAATAGTGAATTACTTAAACTTAAATTTGAAGAGCTGCTTTTAAGTTTCTGTGTTAACAGAAATCATCATGACCTAACGGATTACTTTATTTCATTATGTCAAAATCAAGAATATCACATGACTCGCATGATGGAAGAAAATTTTGCCTATAATCTAAAAATTGAAGATTATGCGCAACTTTGTAACATGAGTTTATCTAAATTCAAAAAATCTTTCAAACAATATTATAAAACAACGCCAGGGCGTTGGCTAAAAGAGCGAAAGTTAGATTTAGCTATTCATCGTTTATCGCATACAGACCTTCCGATAAATCAAGTCTCTTTTGAATGTGGTTTTGAAGATACCTCTCATTTTATTCGTGTATTTAAACAAAATTACAATACAACACCTTTACAGTATCGCCATCTGGAAGGAAAGTAA
- a CDS encoding BON domain-containing protein produces the protein MKNNAELQSDVIDAIKQKDVKNALRRSSINHNDINIKVSGTAVTLSGKTISLYQKEEAERIVGKTPGIWHVNNELELNF, from the coding sequence ATGAAAAATAATGCAGAATTACAGTCTGATGTGATAGATGCCATTAAACAAAAAGATGTTAAAAATGCCCTTAGACGAAGTTCTATTAATCATAATGATATAAATATAAAAGTGTCAGGTACCGCAGTAACACTTTCTGGAAAAACAATTTCTTTATATCAAAAAGAGGAGGCAGAACGCATTGTTGGGAAAACCCCTGGAATCTGGCATGTAAATAATGAACTAGAACTTAATTTTTAA
- a CDS encoding DDE-type integrase/transposase/recombinase, with protein sequence MAKEIEVKKKARIKESGSMDVLGYLNKPYTKCSKHNKSKTLLIKIGRDKSYRFLRYNNLLIEKRKNYITTTNSNHMYKKYKNLAKDHVPTRPEQLWGSDITYTNTENGHNYLALVTEAYSKKIMGYKLDNHMRTSLYKEALDIAIKNRKHHNQKLIHHSDKGI encoded by the coding sequence TTGGCAAAAGAGATAGAGGTAAAGAAAAAAGCCCGCATAAAAGAAAGTGGCTCTATGGATGTTTTGGGATATCTAAACAAGCCTTATACAAAATGCTCAAAGCACAACAAAAGCAAGACTTTATTAATCAAAATAGGCAGGGACAAATCCTATAGGTTTTTAAGGTACAATAACTTACTGATAGAGAAACGTAAAAACTATATCACAACAACTAACTCAAACCATATGTACAAAAAATACAAAAACCTTGCAAAAGACCACGTCCCTACTCGACCTGAACAGCTCTGGGGTAGTGACATCACTTACACTAATACAGAAAATGGCCATAACTACTTAGCTTTGGTCACAGAAGCATATTCCAAGAAGATTATGGGATACAAACTCGACAATCATATGAGAACGTCGCTTTACAAAGAGGCCCTCGATATAGCCATTAAAAACAGAAAGCACCATAATCAAAAACTCATTCACCATTCGGATAAAGGTATATAA
- a CDS encoding cupin has translation MKNYEFENLKAFNISDNLKYVSNTIIVKHILNEKTGNIMALALDYGKVYKPKLTPFSTFVNVIEGKSEIVVDEISTYLQKNDSMIIPGHVLYTIEANERFKMLSIILKSGYDDLEP, from the coding sequence ATGAAGAATTATGAATTTGAAAACCTTAAGGCATTCAACATTAGTGATAATCTGAAATATGTTTCCAATACCATAATTGTTAAACACATTTTAAATGAAAAAACAGGTAATATAATGGCTTTAGCGTTGGACTATGGTAAAGTGTATAAGCCCAAACTAACACCTTTTTCAACTTTTGTGAATGTCATTGAAGGAAAATCAGAAATTGTGGTAGACGAAATATCTACCTACTTACAAAAGAATGATTCCATGATTATTCCAGGTCATGTTCTATACACAATTGAAGCAAATGAAAGGTTTAAGATGCTTTCAATCATTTTAAAAAGTGGCTATGATGATTTAGAACCATAG
- a CDS encoding isoprenylcysteine carboxylmethyltransferase family protein: protein MKKILMFVYSIVAYFIGFASLLFWILSISHLIPEISIDRNPEAPFYYAISKNIGLVLLFAIPHSVMARKSFKNWITKILPRPIERSTYVLQAGILLFILIWNWEPIGGNIWSVKEGSILYYTMYVLFFLGWLILFISTFLINHFDLFGLRQTYLELLNKPYTDLGFKVVSFYKYTRHPLYLGGIMGLWFTPKMSATHLVFAILLTAYFFIGALYEEKDLKSNFKSKYLDYMKKTPMMIPLTKRKVK, encoded by the coding sequence ATGAAAAAAATATTAATGTTCGTTTACTCTATAGTTGCATATTTTATTGGTTTTGCTTCTTTACTATTCTGGATTTTATCAATAAGTCATCTAATACCAGAAATATCAATTGATAGAAATCCAGAAGCACCATTTTACTATGCCATATCAAAGAACATTGGACTTGTATTGCTTTTTGCAATACCTCATAGTGTAATGGCGAGAAAATCATTTAAGAACTGGATAACAAAAATTCTACCAAGACCAATAGAAAGAAGTACTTATGTATTACAAGCAGGAATTTTACTTTTTATTCTTATATGGAATTGGGAACCAATTGGTGGTAATATATGGTCAGTTAAAGAAGGAAGTATTCTATACTATACTATGTATGTTTTATTCTTTTTAGGCTGGTTAATTTTATTTATTAGTACATTTTTAATCAACCATTTTGATTTATTTGGACTGCGACAAACCTATTTAGAGTTATTAAATAAGCCATATACAGATTTAGGATTTAAAGTAGTTTCATTTTATAAATATACAAGACATCCATTATACTTAGGTGGAATAATGGGGTTATGGTTTACACCTAAAATGTCTGCAACTCATTTAGTATTTGCCATTCTTTTGACTGCCTATTTCTTTATTGGAGCACTGTACGAAGAGAAAGATCTAAAGAGTAATTTTAAATCTAAATATTTGGATTACATGAAGAAAACACCAATGATGATTCCTTTAACAAAAAGAAAGGTAAAATAA
- a CDS encoding HPF/RaiA family ribosome-associated protein yields MTIQINTDKTLTGKKRSNDFFTSQIAEALQRFESHITRIEVHLKDENGKKDGFNDISCLLEARLEGRQPIAITNQASTMDIAVTGAIDKIKTSIESILGKIQKH; encoded by the coding sequence ATGACAATACAAATAAATACCGACAAAACCCTTACTGGCAAAAAAAGAAGTAACGATTTTTTTACTTCTCAAATTGCAGAAGCACTACAAAGGTTCGAATCTCATATCACTAGAATAGAAGTTCACTTGAAAGATGAGAATGGAAAAAAGGACGGATTTAATGACATCTCGTGTCTATTAGAAGCCAGACTTGAAGGCAGACAACCTATTGCTATTACTAATCAAGCAAGTACTATGGATATTGCTGTGACAGGAGCAATTGATAAAATAAAAACCTCTATAGAAAGTATTCTTGGAAAAATTCAAAAACACTAA